The proteins below come from a single Drosophila busckii strain San Diego stock center, stock number 13000-0081.31 chromosome X, ASM1175060v1, whole genome shotgun sequence genomic window:
- the LOC108606322 gene encoding type 1 phosphatases regulator ypi1 encodes MDEQTTQSITIEGEAVASSSSGSGSGSGNGNDSVSISGGLTAAAAAAAAPDELPGVSGVHLLLMCYDTERHVTFHEDVVDNEGMNRRKSKCCCIYRKPHSFGESSSSSDDECEHCCGHPEVRLRNRLLKQQKKQQKQQQSTEQQQQVQLCRCKCHKAAEQTQSQSQSQSQSQSQSQPVPELPAEVAGDATSTKPLAFVAPTPKAVQH; translated from the coding sequence atggaCGAGCAGACAACACAGTCGATCACAATTGAGGGCGAAGccgttgccagcagcagcagcggcagcggcagcggctcaGGCAATGGCAACGACTCAGTCTCCATCTCTGGCGgcttaacagctgctgctgctgctgctgctgccccagaTGAACTGCCAGGCGTATCGGGTGTTCATTTGCTGCTCATGTGCTACGATACGGAACGTCATGTGACCTTTCATGAGGATGTTGTTGACAATGAGGGCATGAATCGACGCAAGTCcaagtgctgctgcatttaCCGCAAGCCCCACAGCTTTGGCGaaagcagctccagctccgaTGACGAATGCGAGCATTGCTGCGGTCATCCCGAGGTGCGTCTACGCAATCGTCTGctcaagcagcaaaagaagcaacaaaagcagcagcaatcaacagagcaacagcagcaggttCAGCTCTGTCGCTGCAAGTGTCACAAAGCAGCGGAGCAGACACAATctcagtcccagtcccagtcccagtcgcagtcgcagtcccaACCTGTGCCTGAGCTGCCTGCTGAGGTAGCTGGTGATGCAACTAGCACTAAacctttggcatttgttgcgCCAACGCCCAAAGCTGTGCAGCATTaa